In Ovis aries strain OAR_USU_Benz2616 breed Rambouillet chromosome 14, ARS-UI_Ramb_v3.0, whole genome shotgun sequence, a single genomic region encodes these proteins:
- the SHKBP1 gene encoding SH3KBP1-binding protein 1 isoform X1, translated as MAAAAPAVDGVPGRGPPGEVIHLNVGGKRFSTSRQTLTWIPDSFFSSLLSGRISTLKDETGAIFIDRDPTVFAPILNFLRTKELDPRGVHGSSLLHEAQFYGLTPLVRRLQLLEELDRSSCGNVLFTGYLPPPVFPVKRRNRHSLVGPQQAGGRPAPVRRSNTMPPNLGNAGLLGRMLDEKSPPSPSGLPEEPGMVRLVCGHHNWIAVAYTQFLVCYRLKEASGWQLVFSSPRLDWPIERLALTARVLGGALGEHDKMVAVATGSEILLWALQPEGGGSEIGVFHLGVPVEALFFVGNQLIATSHTGRIGVWNAVTKHWQVQEVQPITSYDAAGSFLLLGCNNGSIYYVDVQKFPLRMKDNDLLVSELYRDPAEDGVTALSVYLTPKTSDSGNWIEIAYGTSSGGVRVIVQHPETVGSGPQLFQTFTVHRSPVTKIMLSEKHLISVCADSNHVRTWSVTRFRGMISTQPGSTPLASFKILALESADGHGGCSAGNDIGPYGERDDQQVFIQKVVPSASQLFVRLSSTGQRVCSVRSVDGSPTTAFTVLECEGSRRLGSRPRRYLLTGQANGSLAMWDLTTAMDGLGQAPAGGLTEEELMEQLEQCDLAPLASSRGSLPSPSPRTSLTSLHSAFSNTSLSSRWGSPSPPQAEARRRGGGSFVERCQELVRSGPEPRRPPTPAPRPSSGLGAPLAPPKKKLNETSF; from the exons ATGGCGGCCGCGGCCCCTGCAGTCGACGGGGTCCCGGGTCGAGGGCCTCCCGGAGAGGTGATTCATCTGAATGTGGGAGGCAAGAG ATTCAGTACCTCTCGCCAGACTCTCACCTGGATCCCAGACTccttcttctccag TCTTCTGAGCGGACGCATctcgacactgaaagatgagacCGGAGCC ATCTTCATTGACAGGGACCCCACCGTCTTCGCTCCCATCCTCAACTTCCTGCgcaccaaagagttggaccctaG GGGTGTCCACGGTTCCAGTCTCCTCCATGAAGCCCAGTTCTATGGGCTGACTCCTCTGG TTCGTCGTCTGCAGCTTCTTGAAGAGTTGGATCGATCTTCTTGTGGAAACGTCCTCTTTACTGGTTACCTGCCTCCACCAG TGTTCCCGGTGAAGCGGCGCAACCGGCACAGCCTGGTGGGGCCCCAGCAAGCAGGGGGCCGCCCAGCCCCTGTCCGACGGAGCAACACGATGCCCCCCAACCTGGGCAATGCAGGGCTGCTGGGCCGAATGCTGGATGAGaaatcccctccctccccatcag GGCTACCCGAGGAGCCGGGGATGGTGCGCCTGGTGTGTGGACACCACAACTGGATTGCCGTGGCCTATACCCAGTTTCTTGTCTGCTATAG GCTGAAGGAAGCCTCCGGCTGGCAGCTGGTATTCTCCAGTCCCCGCCTGGACTGGCCCATTGAGCGCCTGGCACTCACAGCCCGGGTGCTTGGTGGGGCCCTGGGAGAGCATGACAAGATGGTGGCAGTAGCCACAGGCAGCGAGATCCTGCTGTGGGCTCTGCAGCCAGAAGGCGGTGGCTCTGAGATAG GAGTCTTCCACCTGGGGGTGCCTGTGGAAGCCTTGTTCTTCGTTGGGAACCAGCTCATCGCCACAAGCCACACAGGGCGTATTGGCGTGTGGAACGCTGTCACCAAGCACTGGCAG GTCCAGGAGGTGCAACCCATCACCAGTTACGACGCTGCCGGCTCTTTCCTGCTCCTGGGCTGCAACAACGGCTCCATCTACTATGTGG ATGTGCAGAAATTCCCCCTGCGCATGAAGGACAACGACCTCCTGGTCAGCGAGCTCTACCGGGATCCGGCGGAGGACGGGGTCACAGCCCTGAGCGTCTACCTCACCCCCAAGACCA GTGACAGTGGAAACTGGATTGAGATCGCCTACGGGACCAGCTCAGGGGGTGTGCGGGTCATCGTGCAGCACCCCGAGACGGTGGGCTCGGGGCCTCAGCTCTTCCAGACCTTCACCGTGCACCGCAGCCCTGTCACCAAGATCATGCTCTCGGAGAAGCACCTCATCTCAG TTTGTGCCGACAGCAACCACGTGCGGACATGGTCCGTGACTCGCTTCCGCGGCATGATTTCCACCCAGCCCGGCTCCACCCCGCTCGCTTCGTTCAAGATCCTGGCGTTGGAGTCGGCCGACGGACACGGCGGCTGCAGTGCTGGCAATGACATTG GCCCCTACGGTGAGCGAGATGACCAGCAAGTGTTCATTCAGAAGGTGGTGCCAAGTGCCAGCCAGCTGTTCGTGCGTCTTTCATCTACTGGTCAGCG GGTGTGCTCCGTGCGCTCCGTGGACGGCTCACCCACCACCGCCTTCACGGTGCTGGAGTGTGAGGGCTCCCGGAGGCTTGGCTCGCGGCCCCGGCGCTACCTGCTCACCGGCCAGGCCAACGGCAGCCTGGCCATGTGGGACCTGACTACCGCCATGGATGGCCTCGGCCAGGCCCCTG CAGGGGGCCTGACCGAGGAAGAGCTGATGGAACAGCTGGAGCAGTGTGACCTAGCCCCGCtggcttcctccaggggctctctCCCCAGCCCTTCACCCCGGACCTCTCTTACCAG TCTCCACTCAGCCTTCAGCaacacctccctgtccagccgTTGGGGGAGCCCAAGCCCCCCACAGGCCGAGGCCCGGCGCCGCGGGGGAGGCAGCTTTGTGGAGCGCTGCCAGGAACTGGTACGGAGTGGACCGGAGCCCCGGCGGCCACCAACACCAGCCCCCCGGCCCTCCTCGGGTCTCGGAGCTCCCCTCGCACCCCCCAAGAAGAAGCTCAATGAAACTTCCTTCTGA
- the SHKBP1 gene encoding SH3KBP1-binding protein 1 isoform X2: MAAAAPAVDGVPGRGPPGEVIHLNVGGKRFSTSRQTLTWIPDSFFSSLLSGRISTLKDETGAIFIDRDPTVFAPILNFLRTKELDPRGVHGSSLLHEAQFYGLTPLVRRLQLLEELDRSSCGNVLFTGYLPPPVFPVKRRNRHSLVGPQQAGGRPAPVRRSNTMPPNLGNAGLLGRMLDEKSPPSPSGLPEEPGMVRLVCGHHNWIAVAYTQFLVCYRLKEASGWQLVFSSPRLDWPIERLALTARVLGGALGEHDKMVAVATGSEILLWALQPEGGGSEIGVFHLGVPVEALFFVGNQLIATSHTGRIGVWNAVTKHWQVQEVQPITSYDAAGSFLLLGCNNGSIYYVDVQKFPLRMKDNDLLVSELYRDPAEDGVTALSVYLTPKTSDSGNWIEIAYGTSSGGVRVIVQHPETVGSGPQLFQTFTVHRSPVTKIMLSEKHLISVCADSNHVRTWSVTRFRGMISTQPGSTPLASFKILALESADGHGGCSAGNDIGPYGERDDQQVFIQKVVPSASQLFVRLSSTGQRVCSVRSVDGSPTTAFTVLECEGSRRLGSRPRRYLLTGQANGSLAMWDLTTAMDGLGQAPGGLTEEELMEQLEQCDLAPLASSRGSLPSPSPRTSLTSLHSAFSNTSLSSRWGSPSPPQAEARRRGGGSFVERCQELVRSGPEPRRPPTPAPRPSSGLGAPLAPPKKKLNETSF; this comes from the exons ATGGCGGCCGCGGCCCCTGCAGTCGACGGGGTCCCGGGTCGAGGGCCTCCCGGAGAGGTGATTCATCTGAATGTGGGAGGCAAGAG ATTCAGTACCTCTCGCCAGACTCTCACCTGGATCCCAGACTccttcttctccag TCTTCTGAGCGGACGCATctcgacactgaaagatgagacCGGAGCC ATCTTCATTGACAGGGACCCCACCGTCTTCGCTCCCATCCTCAACTTCCTGCgcaccaaagagttggaccctaG GGGTGTCCACGGTTCCAGTCTCCTCCATGAAGCCCAGTTCTATGGGCTGACTCCTCTGG TTCGTCGTCTGCAGCTTCTTGAAGAGTTGGATCGATCTTCTTGTGGAAACGTCCTCTTTACTGGTTACCTGCCTCCACCAG TGTTCCCGGTGAAGCGGCGCAACCGGCACAGCCTGGTGGGGCCCCAGCAAGCAGGGGGCCGCCCAGCCCCTGTCCGACGGAGCAACACGATGCCCCCCAACCTGGGCAATGCAGGGCTGCTGGGCCGAATGCTGGATGAGaaatcccctccctccccatcag GGCTACCCGAGGAGCCGGGGATGGTGCGCCTGGTGTGTGGACACCACAACTGGATTGCCGTGGCCTATACCCAGTTTCTTGTCTGCTATAG GCTGAAGGAAGCCTCCGGCTGGCAGCTGGTATTCTCCAGTCCCCGCCTGGACTGGCCCATTGAGCGCCTGGCACTCACAGCCCGGGTGCTTGGTGGGGCCCTGGGAGAGCATGACAAGATGGTGGCAGTAGCCACAGGCAGCGAGATCCTGCTGTGGGCTCTGCAGCCAGAAGGCGGTGGCTCTGAGATAG GAGTCTTCCACCTGGGGGTGCCTGTGGAAGCCTTGTTCTTCGTTGGGAACCAGCTCATCGCCACAAGCCACACAGGGCGTATTGGCGTGTGGAACGCTGTCACCAAGCACTGGCAG GTCCAGGAGGTGCAACCCATCACCAGTTACGACGCTGCCGGCTCTTTCCTGCTCCTGGGCTGCAACAACGGCTCCATCTACTATGTGG ATGTGCAGAAATTCCCCCTGCGCATGAAGGACAACGACCTCCTGGTCAGCGAGCTCTACCGGGATCCGGCGGAGGACGGGGTCACAGCCCTGAGCGTCTACCTCACCCCCAAGACCA GTGACAGTGGAAACTGGATTGAGATCGCCTACGGGACCAGCTCAGGGGGTGTGCGGGTCATCGTGCAGCACCCCGAGACGGTGGGCTCGGGGCCTCAGCTCTTCCAGACCTTCACCGTGCACCGCAGCCCTGTCACCAAGATCATGCTCTCGGAGAAGCACCTCATCTCAG TTTGTGCCGACAGCAACCACGTGCGGACATGGTCCGTGACTCGCTTCCGCGGCATGATTTCCACCCAGCCCGGCTCCACCCCGCTCGCTTCGTTCAAGATCCTGGCGTTGGAGTCGGCCGACGGACACGGCGGCTGCAGTGCTGGCAATGACATTG GCCCCTACGGTGAGCGAGATGACCAGCAAGTGTTCATTCAGAAGGTGGTGCCAAGTGCCAGCCAGCTGTTCGTGCGTCTTTCATCTACTGGTCAGCG GGTGTGCTCCGTGCGCTCCGTGGACGGCTCACCCACCACCGCCTTCACGGTGCTGGAGTGTGAGGGCTCCCGGAGGCTTGGCTCGCGGCCCCGGCGCTACCTGCTCACCGGCCAGGCCAACGGCAGCCTGGCCATGTGGGACCTGACTACCGCCATGGATGGCCTCGGCCAGGCCCCTG GGGGCCTGACCGAGGAAGAGCTGATGGAACAGCTGGAGCAGTGTGACCTAGCCCCGCtggcttcctccaggggctctctCCCCAGCCCTTCACCCCGGACCTCTCTTACCAG TCTCCACTCAGCCTTCAGCaacacctccctgtccagccgTTGGGGGAGCCCAAGCCCCCCACAGGCCGAGGCCCGGCGCCGCGGGGGAGGCAGCTTTGTGGAGCGCTGCCAGGAACTGGTACGGAGTGGACCGGAGCCCCGGCGGCCACCAACACCAGCCCCCCGGCCCTCCTCGGGTCTCGGAGCTCCCCTCGCACCCCCCAAGAAGAAGCTCAATGAAACTTCCTTCTGA